One genomic window of Brachionichthys hirsutus isolate HB-005 chromosome 22, CSIRO-AGI_Bhir_v1, whole genome shotgun sequence includes the following:
- the il17rel gene encoding LOW QUALITY PROTEIN: interleukin-17 receptor E-like protein (The sequence of the model RefSeq protein was modified relative to this genomic sequence to represent the inferred CDS: deleted 1 base in 1 codon), translated as MKMMLLVFLCSLGLAGAAGLGRIEACGIRCSQGLQCKTKPHSLFPPPCETPPGGLDASSVFRNVSLATVMRCEGRQKCSLHLRIRIALQLTDSVHGVSVVSVCTVSSGMMENCRNISFKRASRERMSGEQVEVESDCTDVSPSQQVRVTVKTAPGYCGVTWTGAHQAPECTSPDLQRHVPECITGRLLYDINPQRKELTVSVVDMLEDHDYRLRLCHKDFICMGTGADALIKRDEPERSVQLQYSKPLPCLCIEGWSMVMDAPRVQVCPFRDRLEELWAGITFDPLEGMLSWTPPCPLAVVVVLCQQREAVCEELPDASRDISREKVSFTKVDPQPSLCMKFTVGSRSWTRCPFADARLQGLPSLPRAVVSQQASRDLTWVVVPAGVFLSGIVIVTLLTVCKSRKSKRCTNEKQTDLDFDRMIPALQTKPVLRGVLVPDSARCGNGETANLISD; from the exons atgaagatgatgctgtTGGTGTTTCTCTGCTCTTTGGGTCTGGCTGGAGCGGCAGGACTGGGCAGGATCGAAGCGTGTGGCATCAGGTGTTCTCAG gGCCTTCAATGCAAGACCAAGCCTCACT CTTTGTTCCCTCCTCCGTGTGAAACCCCCCCCGGAGGTCTCGACGCTTCCTCCGTCTTCCGGAACGTCAGCCTCGCCACGGTCATGAGATGCGAGGGGAGGCAGAAGTGCTCGCTTCACCTCCGAATCCGAATCGCGTTGCAGCTGACGG actcggTCCACGGCGTGTCCGTC GTGTCCGTCTGCACCGTCTCCTCGGGGATGATGGAGAACTGCCGAAACATCAGCTTCAAGAGAGCTTCCAGGGAAAGGATGTCTGGCGAGCAG GTGGAAGTCGAGAGCGACTGCACCGACGTGTCCCCGAGCCAACAGGTCAGAGTGACGGTGAAGACGGCGCCGGGCTACTGCGGCGTAACCTGGACAGGTGCCCACCAGGCTCCAG AATGCACAAGTCCAGATTTGCAGAGGCACGTCCCAGAATGCATCA CGGGGAGGCTGTTGTACGACATAAACCCGCAGAGGAAGGAGCTGACCGTCAGCGTCGTGGACATGCTGGAGGACCACGACTACCGTCTCCGTCTTTGCCACAAGGACTTCATCTGCATGGGGACCGGCGCCGACGCGCTG ATCAAGAGGGATGAACCGGAACGCAGCGTCCAGCTGCAGTACTCCAAACCGCTGCCCTGCCTCTGCATCGag GGATGGTCCATGGTGATGGACGCCCCCAGAGTCCAGGTCTGCCCCTTCAGAGACC GGCTGGAGGAGCTGTGGGCCGGGATAACCTTTGACCCGCTGGAGGGGATGCTGTCCTGGACGCCCCCCTGCCCGCTTGCCGTCGTGGTCGTGTTGTGTCAGCAAAGAGAGGCGGTCTGCGAGGAGCTGCCCGACGCCTCCAGAGACATCAGCAGGGAAAAG GTTTCATTCACCAAAGTGGATCCGCAGCCATCTTTGTGCATGAAG tTCACTGTCGGTTCTCGGTCCTGGACCAGGTGCCCCTTCGCCGATGCCAGACTCCAAG GTCTGCCGTCGCTCCCCAGAGCCGTCGTCTCCCAGCAGGCGTCCCGGGATCTGACCTGGGTTGTTGTCCCAGCTGGAGTTTTCCTCTCTGGCATCGTAATCGTCACGCTGCTAACCG TGTGTAAAAGCAGGAAATCAAAAAGATGCacgaatgaaaaacaaacag ATCTCGACTTTGACCGCATGATCCCTGCGTTGCAAACGAAACCCGTTCTCCGTGGAGTCCTCGTTCCGGATTCGGCGCGGTGCGGGAACGGCGAGACAGCCAACCTGATCTCTGACTGA
- the LOC137910805 gene encoding protein phosphatase 1H-like: MLTRVKSAVAGFMGGIMAGGGSGGGGNDGSELPMKFPYMRPHFLGLSPDEIECSADHIARPILILKETRRLPWATGYAEVINAGKSALNEDQACCEVVVARRRPMSYCPPSTPSKNVTTKRRNSLPNGEGLGLRVEHNQLGEESEGFVFHYWALFDGHAGSGAAVVASRLLQHHIACQLQTVMEILRDTASPPPTVMGEEPENNPYLQGNTPGPHRSGLTRATSLRGATGAPGSPCSTPPPPRFFSEKKVQHESLVVGAIENAFKDMDAQIEKDKRVYDVTGGCTALAVVYLLGKLYVGNAGDSRAIIVRSNELIPVSEEFTPESERQRLQFLGFMQPQLLGNEFTHLEFPRRVQRKEVGKKMLYRDFTMNGWAYKTIEEEDLKFPLIYGEGKKARVLATIGVTRGLGDHDLKVHDSNIYIKPFLSCCPEVKVYNLMQYEHGADDVLVMGTDGLWDVLSNQEVAEAVTMFLANCDPDDLHRYTMAAQDLVMRARGVLRDRGWRITNERLGSGDDISVFIIPLMYGNRQP, translated from the exons ATGCTCACCCGGGTCAAGTCCGCCGTGGCCGGCTTCATGGGCGGGATCATGGCCGGGGGGGGCTCCGGCGGGGGCGGCAACGACGGATCCGAGCTGCCGATGAAGTTCCCCTATATGAGACCCCACTTCCTCGGACTGTCCCCGGATGAGATCGAGTGTTCCGCGGACCACATCGCCCGGCCCATCCTCATCCTGAAGGAGACCAGGAGGCTACCGTGGGCCACCGGATACGCGGA GGTGATTAACGCGGGAAAGAGCGCGCTGAACGAGGACCAGGCCTGCTGCGAGGTGGTCGTGGCGAGACGGCGGCCTATGAGCTACTGCCCTCCCTCCACGCCCAGCAAGAACGTCACGACCAAGAGGCGCAACTCCCTTCCCAACGGAGAGGGTCTGGGGCTTCGCGTGGAGCACAACCAGCTGGGGGAG GAGAGCGAAGGATTCGTGTTCCACTACTGGGCCTTGTTCGACGGCCACGCCGGTTCAGGCGCGGCCGTCGTCGCCTCCCGCCTTCTGCAGCACCACATCGCCTGCCAGCTCCAGACCGTCATGGAGATACTGCGCGACACGGCCTCCCCGCCGCCGACCGTCATGGGCGAAGAGCCGGAGAACAACCCCTACCTCCAGGGAAACACTCCAGGCCCACACCGAAGCGGCCTGACCCGGGCCACTTCGCTGCGCGGGGCCACGGGTGCGCCGGGGTCCCCTTGCAGCACCCCGCCTCCGCCTCGCTTCTTCAGCGAGAAGAAGGTCCAACATGAGAGCCTGGTGGTGGGGGCCATAGAGAACGCCTTCAAAGACATG GACGCCCAGATTGAGAAGGACAAGCGGGTCTACGACGTCACAGGGGGGTGCACGGCCCTCGCCGTCGTCTACCTGCTCGGTAAACTGTACGTCGGGAACGCGGGCGACAGCAG GGCTATCATCGTACGGAGCAATGAGCTCATTCCTGTGTCGGAGGAGTTCACGCCAGAGTCGGAACGACAGCGACTTCAGTTCCTG GGTTTTATGCAACCTCAACTCTTggggaacgagttcacgcaccTGGAGTTTCCCCGGCGCGTTCAGAGGAAGGAAGTAGGCAAGAAGATGCTCTACCGAGACTTCACCATGAATGGATG GGCGTACAAGACCATCGAGGAGGAAGATCTCAAGTTTCCGTTGATTTACGGGGAAGGGAAGAAG GCGCGGGTGTTGGCCACCATCGGCGTTACCCGTGGGCTCGGCGACCACGACCTGAAAGTTCACGACTCCAACATCTACATCAAACCGTTCCTGTCCTGCTGCCCTGAG gttAAAGTTTATAACCTGATGCAGTACGAGCACGGAGCCGATGACGTCCTGGTGATGGGAACCGACGGCCTCTGGGACGTCCTTTCCAACCAGGAAGTGGCTGAAGCCGTGACCATGTTCCTGGCTAACTGCGACCCCGACGACCTGCACAG GTACACAATGGCGGCACAAGACCTGGTGATGCGAGCGCGTGGCGTTCTGAGAGACCGCGGCTGGAGGATCACCAATGAGCGTCTGGGCTCCGGAGACGACATCTCCGTCTTCATCATACCTCTGATGTACGGGAACCGCCAGCCCTGA